The genome window CTGCGACGTGGGGCATGCACGGCGCTGGAGGTTGCTGAGACGTGGGATGTTGTTGCGAGGGAAGAACGTGGGCAGTTGCGGCATGGGGCGATGGTGGCGTCGAGGCTCTCTGCTAGTTAGGCTAGGGATTTGGGTTAATGACTTGGGCTTGTAATGGGTTTGGGCCTTAGGCTTAGTTGGGCCCGGGCaataattgggtattacaattacaaacataatttttgGGATAGATaagagtttaataaaattttcataaatatatgtaaaaactaATTAACCgagcataaatattcattacTTTAAGAATACATGCAAAGCATTcggatttaatttaattaaaatttttattactaaatttataatagaTATGCTTTAATTACCCTTCATATTTACTTACCTTATTGTTTTAAGTAcaaatatttttagatatatataaaaaaatgtgtgAAATCAAAGATATATATTTtaccttattattttaattaacatggTATTGGAAATCAATAAAGTATTTACTATGTTTACCCTCTATACAagtgaaatgaaagaaaaagaaaataagagactATTTGTAGTTAAAGCGGGTGGAGTAATTGCTACTTTAACCCCTCCGCTATTTTGAGTTATTCTTAGAGGGTCTTCCATCTTCTTGTTTTACTATGTTGGTCCTccttattttattctaattacaatttgacataaattaaaGTATCAATTTTACATTGACACCCCatagtatttaatataaattaaaaattgtgcagtttaatttcttaaatattaaaaatataatatccacattctcaatctctttttttctttcaagtcTTATTCGcacaaacaattaaattaacatatttttgttgatgtattgctattattataaatttgtaaaaaggtATCCgttattcatatattattttaaaattttataatgtacaatattataatacaatttctacaatataacatttttttatgaaataatatggttaaatttattttcacattattagttaaattttaagaaaatactaAATGATTTTAGTATTTTTCCTCTCCTCTTACTCCACCGATCTTCTGGCAGTTATCCCTTCATTTCGtctattgttttttaatataattcagTAACCGTCTCCGCAAGGTATTCTCCCCACAAAAACAAAAGCATTGTGGAAGTAACCATCTCCTCTCTTTCTTCTCTTTCCCAAAGCGCCAATCCAACTGCTTACCAAGCAAACCCAATTTAAAACAATCCCGCCAACCGCCCTGCTCCGTCGCCGCATCACCTTTTCTCTAAATCTTCCAAAGCATCTTTTTTGCTGTGCTTCCACCGTATTGGATCATTCCCCTGTCCTCCTCTAATAACTACTTCTCCTCTCCGACCGGTCGACGGCCAGTTGGCTTAAAACTATCGTCGACATCAGCGTCCTATTTTGTGATAGCGTGGATTTAGATCGGATGAGCCAGAGAAACGAGAAACCTTTGGGAGAAGAGGGAACGGATGATCCGATCCCTCCGCTGCAAGTGGATCTGAAGATAAACGACATCGTAGGGAATGGGATATCGGGAATGCTTTACAAATGGGTGAATTACGGGAAAGGATGGAAACCGAGATGGTTCGTTTTGCAAGACGGAGTTTTATCGTATTATAAAATCGACGGACCTGATAAGATCCTTGTTAGCCAAGAAACAGAAAAAGGATGCAAAGTTATCGGCGAAAAATCTCGCCGTATTATCTCCCGCCATCGCGATTCCTTTTCAAATAATTCGCTAACCAATCGCAAACCCTTCGGTGAAGTCCATCTAGAGGTCAAAGTCAAGAAAAAAGGTTTAAAATAAAcgaaaatgattttgatttttgagttattgattttattttttgtctcaggTTTCTACTTTCAGGCAAAGCAAATCACACGATAAGAGATTCTCAATCTTTACCGGAACGAAGATGCTTCATTTACGAGCCGAGTCGCAGGACGATCGAGAAGCGTGGATGGAGGCGCTTCAGGCTGTTAAGGATATGTTCCATAGGGTGTTCCATAGTAAGATAGTGGCGCCGATGGTGGCCAAAGTGGCGATTTCAACCGAGAAGTTGAGGCAACGGCTGGTGCAGGAAGGGTTAGACTCAGCGACAATCGAAGATAGCGAACAGATCATGAGGAACGAATTCGCCACGTTGCAGAAGCAGCTCGTATTGCTTAAACAGAAACAATGGCTACTCATCGACATCTTGCAACAATTAGAGGTATATGttatgaaaatgagaaaaaaacattcaattttcaaaaactgATCCAACATTTACTTCGATTCACtaatcaaaaattatattttcagattattgatatttttttaaaaaaattcaataaaacagGTAAATATGTCACATTATATTAAATTGGTGTTAATTTAggtttgattttttgttttttttcccttttctgaAGTTTTTGAATGAACATGAGAGGAAAAATTATCGGTATAGATGTTGTATAgatgttattgttgtaatacccaattattGCCCGGGGCCCAAAGCCATAAACACCAAACTaaagtaaattaaaactaaacctagcccaaaacccaaattacACCCAAGCCCACCTAGACCTAACCCTAATGGCCCAAACCCATAACGGAgccaaaaaaaaacctagcaGTGACAGCAAATTGGCGCCGCAGTAACCACCCCCGCAGCAACCGCCTCAACGTCGCCCCGCACGTCGCACATGTCGCCCCGCACCAACCATGCACGTTTTCCCTGCAAACGAACCACGAACAACACTAGAATGACCAAAAATAtagcaaaaattgtaaaaagattattattttgctttctCTGTAAAGAtttggctatataaagccaattGTTTTTTTGTAAAGGGGTTAcgaaaattaagagaaaaaaagaagaaatcgagAGGAGAGGGGTTACGTTTTTGTATCAGAAGATTattgagaaaatatataaaaaaaaaaattggagcaaaaataagaaattttttgaaaggtgattttctttgtgttttattttccatttttttctttgattctcTGTTTTAAATTGTGtgcaaaaagaaaggaaaaagtagAGGAGTCTTTACCGTTGTAAGCCAAGCGTCGTGCAGCCTTGACCACTTTTGCAGTGGGATTGCATCGGTGACGAAGGAGGACTGGCGGCGGCGGCCAAAGGGATTTGAAACCCTAGCAGATCAGGCTAGGGTTGATTTGCTTTTAAAGAGTAACAGAAAAtgacaatttcaaaaaaaaattgggttttataaaggatcaaaacggcgtcgtttcgaGCCTTGATTCCAGtggccaaaacggcgccgtatagGCTTATACCCGCGTGTGTGACCCGACCCGCCTAGGTGACCCGCGTGTTTTCGCTAGCGGGGATATTTTCGCAATTGGTCCCCCTGTTCTTGccatgtgtttaaatttttctacacattttatttttatttcaaatcggTTGCAGCGCAGTGTTTTGGAGAACGAGATTAATTTCTCTTTTGATCCTCCACTGTTAATTGCGTGTTCTAATTGATCCATTTGCGTTTTGTTTGTTTCAGATTTGCCCCTGAATTTtcgtttattttaattttaatccttagtctgtcattttagatttttttatattttaatatcatcaaTACTGTTatattgcattattattattgttattattatcattattatttctatacatatacacacgtatattttttataacatatatatgcatatattttaaaatatatgtatatattttagactttataaatacatgtatatatttttatacatatatatattttatattttattttcataatttttatatacatatatatctatttacattttataatacatatacacaAATATGTTTATCTTTTACGTTATATTTTACAATACAAGTATACATGCATCTTCtatgttatatatatgagtatttttttaaacaaaatattataaatatatattttattcatttatatatatatgtatacctattgtcgaaaccatttttattttgaaaaaacaaaaattagttattgatttaaaaaataaaaaatttaagtcgccaccgatcttttattgaggtgtgatcggctcaccttaaaaactattttggtctacgaattttgagaaaataggttcgggagtcagttactcacgaggaagggttagcaccctcgtaacgcccaaaaattggtaccaagttgattaattaatgtcttaatgtcgagagttaaaaaatacgatccctaattaaatcaagttatttattaagactctcTCATTTAGGAGAagaaatgtcacacccaatgcgttagggcacaacattttatttcttcaaaaatgagtttgtccaaaagacttgtgttataaaatttaaaagaatattcaattgtttaaaatttatgaagaaatcgcagcccaatacattagggcacaatttctcaaaatcctaaactttgaatatttcctttattaattttaaaaaaaaaaatctttgtctcgagaaatcaatacgtcacatccaatgcattaggacacaacatattaaattctcgacaacaagcttttcattttatttttgattaaagagcattctcgattattagattaaacgaagaaaattggaacccaatacgttagggctcaattttcttgaaaatcctaaatacgagtattatctcaattttgaaagttttctatttttttaaattcgagtaaaaaaatgatgtaatgctaTCTTTGATGCATGAATAAATGTCgctttaacaaataacaataataactacAACAAtggtatagaaataatataaacaaacaaacaaataaataaataaataaataaaatcaatgacatacaaagtatcaaataaatgagcaaaataaaaaaacattcttttaaaatataaatgaaaatataaatcaataaacaaatgaaggaaataaacaaaatataaagaataaaatgtacataatatatatacattgaaattatgaagaataaaaaacatatgatttacatataaaattttggattataaaatttatataaacaaaatacataatgcattttgaaaataaaaacatagatatatacgtatatatatatataaatataaaaatatttattaaaaatatataaatatatttacatgtacatatataaaatatatatatatatatacatatatatagattaaaaaattacatatatataaaaaataataattacattattgaaattaattaatttaaaaaatataaaaaaaacactaaattgAACTGTAGATAAAAATCTGGGGCAAATTCGCAAATAAGTGAGATCTAAAGGACCATATTGAACACACCAATAATGCAGAGGGGCTGGAaaggaaattttcccttctcctctaaacggcgtcgttcaaatcggaccaaattgaaaacaaaaataaagtaatgaggtaaatttttaaaaaataaaataaaccaaattgtaaaaacattaaaaggcgcaGGGGATAAatgcgcaatttacccctccgcataaaaacacgcagatcctaGGCTGGGTCGGGTCGATTTCAGGTCGGCCTCcctaaaacgacgccgttttggacTTATGGGGCATctccaaaacggcaccgttttggtaCCCTATATAAGCCCCTAActttccaaaaaaattcattttaagcatatttaaaaaaaaaacaaatccttTCAAAAAAAGCTCTCCCCCCTAGTTCGTCCGGCCAGGGTCCGGGCATCGGCCGATCGTCGGCCACCGCGCCGGCCGCCGCTCTCTGGAGACGGCATCGCTGtctgcggtggccgaaaaaaGGGAAAACGACCATTTCGGCTCTCTCGACCCTTCCAAGCCCAGATCTGAGTTCGACCccttcaaaaaataaacaaaaacaccCCAAAACCCCGTGAAACCCTTCGGCTTTTGGTGTCGAGTGGAGACGATCTCTATTTGTCCCAATGCGTTCGAAATCGAATGGGGGTAAGTTTCTTcgcctttattttattttatttttgtatgtaaaagataaaagaaaacatatataaaacgAAGCAAAAGTATCAACCTTCGTGTTTATGATTGATTCTCTGTTGGTGTTTTCAGTTGCTCTTTTTGTGAAATGCTGCCTTTTTTTATTGAtctttttttacaatatttttaaatggctttttatagccgtaataaaataataacatagaAAGCAAATCTGTTTACATCGATTTGATTCGcaatcttttgatttttctttccatataaTGTTTCCTTTCTTGCTGTGCAGGTGAAGGCGTGCGACTCATGCGGGGGCTTGGATGCAGCACAAATGTTTACcccagaaaccctaggggtttCTAACATTGTTTTGGGCCACTGGGCTGGTATTTTGGGCTTCTGTATTTCGGGTTTGGGCCATATAGGCTTGTTGTAGTTTGGACCTTTTATACCCGGGCCAAAAAGGTGATAGCTTGGCCGAGAGATACGTatcagaattatgggacttCACCCGTGTTAGCGTAACCCAGAACGACTTGCAAAAGTTGAAGGAGatttgggatcagtggaataacgaggttagacagttatttttttcaaattatggGGATTTACCTTATTTGCTTGATATGAAGGTAGACAAATGTCTGTTTCGGGCTCTCGCCCAGTTTTGGAACCCCGCTTATAGTTTCTTCATGTTCGAGAATGTTGATTTGGTGCCTACAATAGAAGAAAACACGGCTTTACTTCGGAGTTCGAGGATTCAAGTGGACAAGGTCTACTCGAAAGCTGTAAATGTACCAACCTTTTTGAAGAATCTGATGAATATAAcggggatgagtgagcagtgggtttcAGCTCGGGTCAAGCAAAATGGGGATAACAAGTGCATTCCttggaaaaatttgaaggatctCATTCTAGCGCACCCAGATGCGAAGAAGAAGGTAGATATATTTGCTTTAAGCATATATGGTTTGGTTGTGTTTCTTAAGGCTTTGGGACATGTTGGCAAGGCGGTCATTGACTTATTTGATCGGCTTGATAAGAGAGTTAGACCAGTCTCGgtaattttggcagaaaccttcaggtcgCTGAATGCGTGCCGGAGAGCGGGAGAGggtagatttattggatgtaTGCAGCTCCTACTTGCATGGTtccacagtcacttttggaaggttgaAAAAGTTTCATATCGGGTCTTTTCTGAAAGTTATTCACCATTGAAGGAGATAGTGGCTACACCAAGGAGGGATGACATCTCAGAAGAGAAATGGATGgcaattttttagaatttgcaAGAGGAGGATATCGAGTGGAGAGCTTCGTGGTTTCTTCTAGATGATATCCTATATCGGTGTGGGCATTTTGACTGGGTTCCTTtgcttggaatttggggagTTGTTGGTTATGCCCCATTGCTAGTGCTAAGACAATACAGGTCAAGGCAGTAAGTGCCGGCAACTCAGGGATTGGCGGAGTGTGAATTCTCGTATAGGGGCGATGGTTACAAAAAGAGAGTTCGTGAGATAGTCAGTGCATGGAGGCAAACTCACCGAAGGAAGAGATTGGTTGTGGTTCCGATAACAACTTCCTAATATAATGAATGGTAGGTTAACAGGATCAACGATAACATTCCTGGGCCAAGTTCAGAAAATAGTCAGTTGATGGAGGAGCATTTGCGTGTTGTCCCTACTGAGCTGGAAATCATAAAGCAGGactttgaaagaagaaatgcaaaattaaagaaaagaatagagc of Gossypium raimondii isolate GPD5lz chromosome 3, ASM2569854v1, whole genome shotgun sequence contains these proteins:
- the LOC105797187 gene encoding oxysterol-binding protein-related protein 1C, translated to MSQRNEKPLGEEGTDDPIPPLQVDLKINDIVGNGISGMLYKWVNYGKGWKPRWFVLQDGVLSYYKIDGPDKILVSQETEKGCKVIGEKSRRIISRHRDSFSNNSLTNRKPFGEVHLEVSTFRQSKSHDKRFSIFTGTKMLHLRAESQDDREAWMEALQAVKDMFHRVFHSKIVAPMVAKVAISTEKLRQRLVQEGLDSATIEDSEQIMRNEFATLQKQLVLLKQKQWLLIDILQQLEVYVMKMRKKHSIFKN